In Acidaminococcus fermentans DSM 20731, one genomic interval encodes:
- a CDS encoding tartrate dehydrogenase, with amino-acid sequence MEKKIYKIAVIGGDGIGPEVLAEGIKVLNRTAELDGSFAFDFTYFPWGCQYYLEHGEMMPEDGIEQLSRFDAIYLGAVGYPGVPDHISLRGLLIKIRKSFDEYVNLRPVKLLKGAPCPLAGVKREDIDMVFVRENSEGEYAGAGAWLYKDTPREVVIQDSVFSRFGTERIIRYAYDLARKEHKSLTSISKGNALNYSMVFWDQIFAEVGKEYPDVETHSYLVDAASMFMVKDPKRYGIIVCSNLFGDILTDLGAAISGGMGLAAGANLNPERKYPSMFEPIHGSAPDIAGQGKANPLASIWSASQMLDFFGHKDWGKKLIDIIEEMMVEKKVLTPDMGGTATTEEVGDEAVRLLGK; translated from the coding sequence ATGGAAAAGAAGATCTACAAAATTGCGGTAATCGGAGGAGACGGCATCGGGCCAGAAGTGCTGGCGGAAGGCATCAAGGTATTGAACCGGACGGCGGAACTGGACGGGTCCTTTGCTTTTGATTTCACCTATTTTCCCTGGGGCTGCCAGTATTACCTGGAACACGGGGAAATGATGCCGGAGGACGGTATCGAACAATTGTCCCGTTTCGATGCCATCTACCTGGGGGCTGTGGGGTATCCCGGGGTGCCGGACCACATCTCTCTCCGGGGCCTTTTGATCAAAATCCGCAAGAGCTTCGATGAATATGTGAACCTGCGGCCGGTGAAGCTGCTGAAAGGGGCTCCCTGTCCCCTGGCCGGCGTGAAGCGGGAGGACATCGACATGGTCTTTGTCCGGGAAAACAGCGAAGGGGAATATGCCGGCGCCGGTGCCTGGCTGTACAAGGATACCCCCCGGGAAGTGGTGATCCAGGACAGTGTGTTCTCCCGGTTCGGCACGGAACGGATCATCCGCTATGCCTATGATCTGGCCCGGAAGGAACACAAATCCCTGACCAGCATTTCCAAGGGGAATGCCCTGAACTATTCCATGGTGTTCTGGGATCAGATCTTTGCCGAAGTGGGGAAGGAATATCCCGATGTGGAAACCCATTCCTACCTGGTGGATGCGGCCAGCATGTTCATGGTGAAGGATCCCAAGCGGTACGGAATCATCGTGTGCTCCAACCTGTTCGGGGATATCCTGACGGACCTGGGGGCGGCCATTTCTGGCGGCATGGGCCTGGCAGCCGGGGCCAACCTGAACCCGGAACGGAAGTATCCCTCCATGTTCGAACCCATCCACGGCAGTGCACCGGACATTGCCGGTCAGGGCAAGGCCAATCCCCTGGCTTCCATCTGGTCCGCCAGCCAGATGCTGGATTTCTTCGGGCACAAGGACTGGGGAAAGAAACTGATTGATATCATCGAAGAGATGATGGTGGAAAAGAAGGTCCTGACCCCGGATATGGGCGGAACGGCCACCACGGAAGAAGTGGGGGACGAAGCTGTTCGATTGCTGGGGAAATAA
- a CDS encoding LysR family transcriptional regulator, which yields MSITPEQIRYFITACHYMNFTKAAEELHLTQPGLSKAIRELESQCGAALWERHHNSLALTPAGRVFLEQARKFQDQYEQLEATARSLGSGEALLRIGLVPMCGNTIFPGLHRALQEAWPQLRIITTEATGPILYSLLDQQEIDLALCVTNHLPEAPYHCRVLKDSRLMLFVHKDHPLATRSSVDLKDLEDEPLVLFTDQFGQTRYLRRLFAACQVHPHVLHQTSQVFTILEYIRHQAALGFLSEEFAQDEKNLVAIPVNQIATGHVNFVWNRDPNQFPALKRFLAFVEERYGKKDLSHA from the coding sequence ATGTCCATTACCCCGGAGCAGATCCGGTACTTCATCACCGCCTGCCATTACATGAATTTCACCAAAGCCGCCGAAGAACTGCACCTGACCCAGCCCGGGCTCAGCAAAGCCATCCGGGAACTGGAAAGCCAGTGCGGGGCCGCCCTGTGGGAGCGGCATCACAACTCCCTGGCCCTGACCCCTGCCGGCCGGGTCTTCCTGGAACAGGCCCGGAAGTTCCAGGACCAGTATGAACAACTGGAAGCCACCGCCCGGTCCCTGGGATCCGGGGAAGCCCTGCTGCGGATCGGCCTGGTGCCCATGTGCGGCAACACTATTTTTCCCGGTCTCCACCGTGCTCTCCAGGAAGCCTGGCCCCAGCTGCGGATCATCACCACCGAAGCCACCGGCCCCATCCTGTATTCCCTGCTGGACCAGCAGGAAATCGACCTGGCCCTGTGCGTCACCAACCATCTGCCGGAGGCTCCCTACCACTGCCGGGTTTTGAAGGACAGCCGTCTCATGCTGTTCGTCCACAAGGACCATCCCCTGGCCACCCGGTCTTCCGTGGACCTGAAAGACCTGGAGGACGAACCCCTGGTGCTGTTTACCGACCAGTTCGGCCAGACCCGGTACCTGCGCCGGCTGTTCGCCGCCTGCCAGGTCCACCCCCATGTTCTCCACCAGACCTCCCAGGTGTTCACCATCCTAGAATACATCCGTCACCAGGCGGCATTGGGCTTTTTGTCCGAAGAATTCGCCCAGGACGAAAAGAACCTGGTGGCCATCCCCGTGAACCAGATCGCCACTGGCCACGTGAATTTCGTCTGGAACCGGGATCCGAACCAGTTCCCGGCCCTGAAGCGGTTTTTGGCATTTGTGGAAGAGCGGTATGGAAAAAAGGATCTGTCGCACGCCTAG